ACAGAGCCCGTCGCGCTTCTGAGCCACACGATGTGGGAAAAGGGTACTCGGCTCACTCGCGACCCTGACGGTGCCCCCATCAAGGCGGCCGACGTGACGTTCGGCTCGGCCTTCCACGTCATCCCCGATGGACTCGCCGACATCGCGCACTCCGACGGAATGCTCGAAGAGAAGGCGAAGGCGATCGTCCTGCTCATGCGCCTGCAGCCCGATCAGCTGCACGAGACCGAAGAACGTAAGTCCTGGTCGTATGACGGGATCGTCGCGTACTCGAAGGTCTGCACGCACGTCGGCTGCCCGGTCGCGCTCTATGAACAGCGCACGCACCACCTGTTGTGCCCGTGCCACCAGTCTCAGTTCGACGTCACGAACCATTGCGCGGTCATCTTCGGGCCGGCAGCACGTCCCCTTCCGCAGCTTCCGATCGCGGTTGACGATGAGGGATACCTCATCGCGCAGAGCGACTTCACCGAGCCTGTCGGACCGAGCTTCTGGGAGCGTCATTGAGTACCACCACAGCAACCACGTCATCTCCTGAGGCGAAGAAGTCCTCTGGCGGATTTACCGCTGCAGCATCTAACTACATCGACGAGCGTACGAGCATCTCGGCGGCCGTCAAAGAGTTCGGGCGCAAGGTCTTTCCCGACCACTGGTCCTTCCTTCTGGGTGAGGTAGCCCTCTACAGCTTCATCGTCATCCTGCTGTCTGGGTCGTTTCTGACGTTCTTCTTCCAAGCTTCCATGGCAGAAGTGCATTACGACGGCTCCTACGTTCCGCTCAAGGGCGTCGAGATGTCAGCGGCCATGGCCTCGACCCTCGACATCTCGTTCGACATTCGCGGCGGTCTGCTGATGCGGCAGATCCACCACTGGGCAGCGTTGCTGTTCGTGGCCTCGATCGGTCTGCACATGCTCCGCATCTTCTTCACCGGAGCGTTCCGCAAGCCACGCGAGCTCAACTGGGTTATCGGCTTCGTCCTCTTCATTCTCGCGATGGCCGAGGGCTTTACGGGCTACTCGCTCCCCGATGACCTGCTCTCAGGAAACGGGCTTCGAATCATCGACGGAATGATCAAGGGACTCCCCCTGATCGGAACGTGGACCTCGTATCTCCTCTTCGGCGGAGAGTTCCCGGGCGACCAGATTGTCGGGCGCCTCTACACGCTGCATATTCTGCTTCTGCCGGCAATCGTGGTGCTGTTCATCGCACTCCACCTGATGTTCGTTGTGATTCACAAGCACACGCAATATCCTGGTCCGGGCAAGACCCAGCGGAATGTCGTCGGGTTCCCCGTCCTCCCCGTGTACGCCGCGAAGGCCGGTGGATTCTTCTTCATCGTCTTCGGCGTCATTGCGCTGATCGGCTCGCTCGTCACGATCAACCCGATCTGGAACTACGGTCCTTACGACCCGTCACCGGTGTCGGCTGGAACGCAGCCCGACTGGTACATCGGCTTCGCCGACGGAGCGTTGCGCCTTGTGCCGCCTCACCTCGAATTCGTCTGGCTGAACCACACCTGGTCGTTCAACATCATCCTTCCGGTACTGGTACTCGGACTGTTCATTGTCCTCGTGCTCGTCTACCCCTTCATCGAGGCGTGGATCACGGGAGATAAGCGTGAGCACCACCTGCTCGACCGCCCGCGCAACGCTCCGACGCGCACGGCGATCGGTGCAGCCGGCGTCACCTTCTATGCAGCGCTCTGGGCGGCTGCGAGTTCCGACCTCATCGCGACACATTTCCAGGTCACAATGGAAGGAGTGATCCACTCACTCCAAGCGATGCTGGTGCTTGGTCCGTTTGTCGCCTACTTCATCACGAAGCGCATCTGCATCGCACTCCAGAAGAAGGATCGCGAGATCGCGCTGCACGGCTACGAGTCCGGTCGCATTGTCCGCCTCCCCGGGGGTGAGTACATCGAGGTGCACCAGCCCGTCGACGAGTACGAGCGTTGGAAGCTTGTAAGCCAGGACAGCTACAAGCCGCTCATGATTCGCCCGAACTCGCGCGGCAAGATCACCACGGCTCAGCGACTCCGGGCCGGTCTGTCACGCTGGTTCTTCGAGGACCGCATCGCTCCGGTCACGCAGACCGAGATCGAGCGCTCACACGACCACCACTGATCGCAGAATCTGAAGGCCCCTGTCACG
This DNA window, taken from Paramicrobacterium agarici, encodes the following:
- the qcrB gene encoding cytochrome bc1 complex cytochrome b subunit, whose protein sequence is MSTTTATTSSPEAKKSSGGFTAAASNYIDERTSISAAVKEFGRKVFPDHWSFLLGEVALYSFIVILLSGSFLTFFFQASMAEVHYDGSYVPLKGVEMSAAMASTLDISFDIRGGLLMRQIHHWAALLFVASIGLHMLRIFFTGAFRKPRELNWVIGFVLFILAMAEGFTGYSLPDDLLSGNGLRIIDGMIKGLPLIGTWTSYLLFGGEFPGDQIVGRLYTLHILLLPAIVVLFIALHLMFVVIHKHTQYPGPGKTQRNVVGFPVLPVYAAKAGGFFFIVFGVIALIGSLVTINPIWNYGPYDPSPVSAGTQPDWYIGFADGALRLVPPHLEFVWLNHTWSFNIILPVLVLGLFIVLVLVYPFIEAWITGDKREHHLLDRPRNAPTRTAIGAAGVTFYAALWAAASSDLIATHFQVTMEGVIHSLQAMLVLGPFVAYFITKRICIALQKKDREIALHGYESGRIVRLPGGEYIEVHQPVDEYERWKLVSQDSYKPLMIRPNSRGKITTAQRLRAGLSRWFFEDRIAPVTQTEIERSHDHH